ACAAATTTTCATTACCTTTTTACCTTATCTTGAAAGATTATTCAACTCCAAACTCCTAACTCTACAAACAGACGGTGGAGAAGAATTTAAACCCTTAACTTCAATTTGTCAAAAATTAGGAATAACTCATCGTCTCTCATGCCCTCACACgcatcaacaaaatggactcgttgaaagaaaacaccagCACATTGTCGAAACCGGGCTTGCTTTATTAGCCCACTCCTCTCTACCCTTCTTCTATTGGGCCGATGCTTTTGAAACTGCGGTTTATTTGATTAATCTTCTCCCCTCACCCactctaaaaaataaatcaccacATTTTCTAGTTTATAAATCTAAAccagattataaatttttgaaagtgTTTGGATGTGAATGTTGGCCCAATCTCAGACCctatcttttaaataaattaaatttctgCTCCATTTCTTGTCTATTTTTGGGTTACAGTACTTCACATAAAGGCTATAAATGCCTTGACTTAGTAAAAAACCGTTTATACATCTCTCGGGATGCCAGTTTTAACGAGGCCTCTTTTCCACTTTCCAATTCTCAAACCACACGTTCATCTACTCCAGCCCAGTCAACAACCGTGTCTCTGCCCATCTTTTCTCAGTCTATTCTTGGTCCAGGTCCAAGCCCCAATCAACATCACCCTTCATCATCTATCTCCAGTCAATTCACATCCTCATCCTCTTCTCTGCCGACACCAAACTCCCCACCCTCATCCTCTGCTCCTATTCTTAGTTCTTCTCCAGTTATTTTACAGCCACCTCAGTCTCCCATTATTACACAAGCCCAGACAAACTCATCTAGACCAAGACAGTTCATGGATGGAACCATTCCATACTCCACCCGATTCTATCTCAGCACCACTTTGACTGTCCCAGATGAGCCTTCTAGTTATTCAGCTGCCTCCAAATTTCCAGAATGGAAGGAGGCTATGGGCAAAGAATATGTTGCACTTCAACAAAACTGCACCTGGTCTCTTGTACCTCCCACACCCGTGACTAACATTCTTGGATGCAGATGGGTGTTTCGCACCAAAACAAATGCTGATGGCTCTTTTCAACGAAGGAAAGCTCGTCTTGTGGCTAAAGGATATCATCAACAGCATGGATTGAACTACAACGAGACTTTTTTCTCCAGTGGTCAAACCTTCCACAATACGACTTATTCTATCTATTGTTGTCACTCGGTCATGGCCCTTGCGCCAACTTGATATTGAAAATGCTTTTTTGCATGGTTCATTAGCTGATGAGGTGTACATGCAGCAACCTCAAGGATTTGTCGATCCACTTCATCCCACATATGTGTGCAAATTGCACAAGGCTCTATACGGTTTGAAGCAAGCACCACGTGCTTGGTTTTTCCAACTTAGCTCATGGTTACATGCATACGGTTTTACAGCTTCAAAGGCAGATCCTTCCTTGTTCATATTGCACCATTGTGATGTTACACTCTATGTTCTAGTCTACGTGGATGACTTAGTTGTCACAGGGTCAAAATCCGCAGCCATTGATCTCCTTCTTTGTGACTTAGGCTATGCATTTCCAGTCAAAGACTTGGGtcaactttctttttttcttgggcTGGAAGTCGACTACACAGCAGCAGGCCTTCTCCTCAGTCAACGCAAATACATCAAAAGCTTGCTTATTCGAAGTCAAATGATCAATGCAAAACCAGACTCCTCTCCAATGGCAGCCTCTCTCAAGTTATCAAAATTTGACTCTCCAGATTTTGAGGGCCCAACTTTGTACATAAGCATCGTAGGAGGTTTGCAATATCTATCTCTCACAAGGCCAGACATCTCCTTTGCAGTGAATAAAATCTGCCAGTTTATGCACTCTCCAAAAAATTCTCACTGGACTGCTGTTAAACGAATCCTCAGATATCTCAAAGCCACACTTAACTATGgcctactttttaaaaatagtcCACCTTCATACTTCAGTCATACTCAGACTCTGATTGGGGAGGGTGTCCTGACGATCGACGATCAATCGGAGGATTCTGCATCTACATTggaaatcatctcatctcttgGAGCTGAAAGAAGCAGCAGACCGTTGCACGTTCAACAACAGAAGCCGAGTATAAGTCACTCGCATCATCAGCTGCTGAGACAAGAAGGCTTCAAacagttcttaaagaacttggtATTTCTTTATCCAAGGCCCCAATCTTGTGGTCTGACAACATTGGAGCCACATATCTCTCTGTCAACCCGATTTATCACTCCAAAACGAAGTATATGGACATCGACTATCACTTTGTGAGGGATAGAGTTGCTGCCCGTGCACTGCAAGTTCAATTCTACAGCTCCAAAGAACAAATTGTAGATGTCCTAACTAAGCCTTTAGTTGCAGATAAATTCACAGCTTTTAGAATGAGTCTCAACGTGGTAGATACCCCCTTGGACTCGAGGGGGCATATTGAAATAACAGACTCTATGCCACCTTTCCACAAACAGAATGCAGACACTCGGCATGACACTACAGCAAACAATGGAGGACAATTACAGAGTGAGCATGATTTACAACAAAAGGGTACCACGGGTACCACTCAACAGCAGAGCACAGCACAAGTTCTAGAAACTAACAGTAGACAAATCTATTATTAATGTCTACGGTGATTTGTAACCAACTCAACTGTTTTTTATTCCTTTACATCATGTATAAATACCACCAGCTGTAATCAaacaaatagattgaaaaaCAGAGAGTTTTCAGCAACATATTCTACTTTTCTAACAGAAGGTGCGCCACATGGAGGGGTCCTTGCAGACGTTACACCAGTGCAAGCACACCATTTGCGCGCTGGTTAGGATCTCGATGATATCCAATCTTCGGAGTATCAACGACGTCACATCAAGGGGAAGATCCAGCCAATTCCTGTACCGGTCGACGGGTTGAGGAGAATGAGAGTCCATTGTTGAGAGGTTTTGCTTTCTGAAAAAGTTGGCGGTTTATCTGAAGTAATGTATAAGGATGTATAAGGGGAGGAAGTCATGTTGCTTAAATAGAAAGAAAGTTCCTTCTTGAAGGGAATTATGGAAATTAACGAAATATCAAAACCACCATTGTCGATTAAGTTTCTTGATCcaacattttaaaaaacatcGGTTAATTCGTTGGATTTAGTgccatttcaaaaaatatatttgcatcGGTAAATTAATAACCAATAAAGGAATAATCAACGAAACCATGCACGTTGAATGGGTTATAGCATGCATGCACGGATCATGCTCTCGCGACTAAGACTAATCAAATTACATGCATGTTTTGCGATAGTTAATTAGGGTTGGCTCTATACCCGGTACCCGTAATATATTTGGAATTTGAAGAGCTTGATCATCTCCCTCGTGGCAAATCAAATTAAATGACGCcgtttgaaaaagtttaattaaattactGATCATATAAGTAGttaacatataaaattatttaaatgcatcaaataagaaaaaatctagttgctaGCACAATTACGCACTAATATAtacaccaatctaatgtgattggtcaaaaagtagattttattaaaaacaatactaatttaaattttgaatatgaaggaatcagtattggtacatagattagtacacgacttttcttatacataacaaaactcatcAAATAAATAGCAAAAGCGTGTGAGCAGCACCAGATATATCAGAGATTCGATAAATACCTACATATATATCCTTCATTAGTCCTAAAACATGTTCTCTATAACATTTCATGAATTGCAACATTAGTAAATAATTGATCTACAAGTAAAGCAAATCAAATCATCTCTAACCACTTAATTTCACATGATCATCGCATGGATGATGATAAAAGGAATGATACGGTACGATTACTCATTATATAAAGCATTCTCTTAGTAATATCAATAAGAAGTGGAAAACATTACCAGTAGTCAATAGTTAGTTAATAGCAGCACAAAGCTCACTCAAAAATCAAGAAATTACAgcacacctatatatatacgtacgtacAAGCAACTAATTTAAACTAAACAAATGCAAATATTACACAAAGCAATTAAGTACTACTCAATCTTCTATATATTCAAGCCCAAAATTTTCATAGTCGTTGTCGTCTTGATCGTAATATCCACTATTTATcagtattttctcaaattcaTGGTCACTGAAGTAATGAAACCGCAAGTTCTTGATCCGTTCAGAacattttcttccaaaattCCCTTCCATAGAGACATGACGACAACACCAAAGTTCCAGTGATTGAACGTGAGGACAACCATCAAGTATGGCCTGCAAACCATCATTAGTCAGCCTATTCCCAACAAGGAGGAGGCTGACCAATCCGGGCATATTCTCTGCCATAGCAACTGCCCAAAGATCACACCCCTTGAAAGGATCTCTCCAATAAACCTCACTTCTCAATTTGAGTGATTTCAAATGGGGACAACTTCGGCCCACAGCTTCCAGAATTTTTTCAGTGTTCCAAGAACAGTATGAAAGTTCAAGCTCCTCCAATAATGGAATATTTGCAACAGCCTCACTCCATTCCTTATCTGAAATAATGGAGCACCTTGCAACTTCAAGGTATCTGAGCCTACTTGAACTgtgaaaatgacataaaagcGCATATATAAAATTCAACTCATGTATCAGAGACACAGACTAGCTAACAGGGTCTCAAGAAactttttctaatatatatatgtgtatatgtgtgtgtgtgtgtgtgtgtgtgtgtgtgtgtgtgtgtgtgtgtgtcattGGGGCCTATATTTCTACGAGGCTTGGGTTTCAATGCTGTCTATTTTAGACTAcgcagaaaagaaaagaaaactcatGGAACTTAAACAGTCAAAAGATAAAGTTGGACCAAAGCACAAAGCAAAATTGACTTTTGTCATGCATACCGTCAAATAATAATTTGCTCCA
This genomic interval from Carya illinoinensis cultivar Pawnee chromosome 10, C.illinoinensisPawnee_v1, whole genome shotgun sequence contains the following:
- the LOC122278410 gene encoding putative F-box/LRR-repeat protein 23; the encoded protein is MDSLLPPPPLRSADQYRNWLDLPREVTASILKRLGVIEILTSAQKVCLLWRSICKDPSMWRMINTGYVRNLWSIPYDLEQMCRHAVDRSCSQLVGIKVGWFCMDGLLKYITESSSRLRYLEVARCSIISDKEWSEAVANIPLLEELELSYCSWNTEKILEAVGRSCPHLKSLKLRSEVYWRDPFKGCDLWAVAMAENMPGLVSLLLVGNRLTNDGLQAILDGCPHVQSLELWCCRHVSMEGNFGRKCSERIKNLRFHYFSDHEFEKILINSGYYDQDDNDYENFGLEYIED